attagctttgatgtttttaagtagtaaacgtattcacgttcaattgcaggagagtatagcttaaaaaagaaccccttcacacacacgcatgcactttacaggtgtgtgtaccaaaaaacggcaccacagtgcaatcatatatgggcaacttgtaatctgacatattttgttcaataataatctctgtcttattggagtttagcataaggaagttattctctctcatCCGAGTCAGACCGATtgcgcaatgcatcacatatgcttaaacttttatgtagccacgcaacaataatttcagctgcatgcattcacttagatgttgtgatttttcgaacgaattcttaacctaaaatgcaccgcaatgcaagtgatgcaaaccaaatgcagcgttctattgaaaatgaatgtatttatttctgccgtaccaaaatgcaatgaagcaactgaacgtctgactggggtgtcactcttcctcacgcacagaacgcgtgcacacacacacatacaaacacgggttgttaccatagcaaataggctcaccccagaaattatatattatttgttagtagcctaatggtaaatgctgcaggtgtagaaatgtacataaaccagacatttactttgatgtcagggctagattacagcatgaaacctgttgtgcatataaaaaaattaaagtgcttaattgttggcattggcacttataaacactaaatgggtaaaaattgaaataaataggctttttttagaaataaaagccaaatgcttgaacattttacagccaagtcattttcgttatgcattattagttttggttgtttaaaaacacatacaaaatttttatccgattactggattaatcgatcgattcaggGCTAGATTAATCGATCACAAAAAGAATCGATGGCTGCAGCCCTATTCCAGGAGCTTTTTGCAAGGCAAGCAATACATACAGTAATCTGCATTATTTTCAGATATAATCTGGCAAATATAAATGTatgactttattttttttctgtaaatttaaGGTGGATGCTGATTTTCTAGTGAAATGGTTGTCACCTCTCTTCAGTGAGAAAGGTACAATGAGGCTTCAGAGAGAATCCAAAGTGGTCAACTTTCCGCAGGAATATGTACAGGACGTGGAGGATGAAGATGAATAATTTGTAAAATTACCAGTGCTGTCATACTACAGTTGAAACTATTTTGATGACTTCTGATTTTTGTTCATCTCTTAAACTGGATTAAAAAGGATTTATTGCTCTTAGAACCGttatttttcaattttaaagTAGCTGTGCTTAAACATATATGTTTTAGTTGGGGCAGTACCTGCATAACTGCGTAATTTTTAACTGCAATCACCTCACAATGATTTACTTTTTCCAGAAGAGagcaaaaatgacagagaagACACATCTAAAGAGGAGACCAAGGGTGAAGTTTATGTTGACAAGGCAGAAGGACATACCCACAACATGCTCATTAATGTTGACAAGTTTTGCCAGTGGCTGACAGGACAGTCTCATATTCCATTAAGTCATGCAGACCAAGAAAATTTCAAAATTTCATGGAATTTGACCATGACTGCAGTGTGCGCTATGGCATACGCAGTATCTGTTATCCTGTGGTTAATGCATGTTCTCACTCAGTCACATTCCCAGTTGCACAACTAAGTACATGGACTTCAAAAATGTAATCTTACAGGCAATTACCCATGGTTATGAATTTGGACGCTATTAAGAATGATCCAGCCCAACTGCTGTCTCATTGTTCAAGTTGTTCATCAAATTGATGTTTGAAAGTTCCAGCACAATAGCTAACACAAGTTGTTtgcattcaaatgtttttattgttaagCAGTACCGATGCATTTTCATGTACATGTTAAGTAAATATCAAAATTGGGCTagaaaataaaaagtgcaatatttaaaacatttttttgagtCCTGTCCACTAAGGTGATTGTTGGAGGTTAGATTTGTGTCTGCAGGCGTTTTATGTGTTCATGGCAGACAATGTATCAGCTGTTCATCAGTAATGCTTGGGTCATTTGGATCAACCAAAGTTTGCAGTTCATTCATTTTCTCAACAGTCAGGGAGCACTCATATTCAGGCACTACAATACCAGTTTCAGAGTAAAGGTGTCAAAGTCAACAGCACTCTCCCAGTCAATGTCTGGCTCTTGTGGGTCCTATAAATGTTTTAGAACGACAAGAAATCTTGAGAAAAGATATATACTTTTTCATATAATCAAAAAGTAATGGTCAtgatatttattttatcatgtctCCTTATGAAACGTGCATTTACACCTACCTGAAGGTTTTCAGAACGTATAGGTACATTAGTACTCAGCATCTGTGCAACTCAGATATAGGTTGGAGTCTGGTTTCCTTCTGTATGAAGTGGATGGTGGTTCCATCCTTCAGTAAATATCTCCAAGTCTCCTTTGAGTCTTTGTAGAAATGCATAATGCACACAGAAAATGTCATCCATGAAATGTTCAAGCGACCATCTTCTTCAAGAGAGTGTAGAAGGTTGTACTTCGATAACACAGAAATCCACACATACAGTGTCGCCATAACCATTCTATCCTATTGGAGTGTAAATGAATAATCTTCATTACTGTGTAGGAAAACATAACATTGTATCAAACAGATAATTACTTTAAGATAGAAAAAACTGTTGGTGGATCACAAATATGTGGTGTAAGTGTATTTTGCAATGTTACACCTTACACCCAAAGTCTGATCTGCTAACACAATCTATATGTTAAAAACTGAGATTTTGGAAATGTAATGTTAGTAATGTAAACTCTAAGAAAATATTTGGATGACAGCTCAAACAGATAAAACATTACAGTTTCTGGTACACAAATGCTGGCTACTCAAAAGAAAAACAAGGCACAGGATACTGGAGAAATAAGTGTTCATAATTTGTTAGTTGTGTTAAAGCTAACCTTATTTACCCAATTCTTCTTCTTGGCTTGGATTCGCGAATGAAGATTCAAGAAGGACATCCACGCCATCTGCAGGCACGCTGATGGCTGGTGATGCCTATGCGAGACAGGCATATCCTACCACAACGGCTGCAGGTAAAGGTCTGGTCCAGGATAGGTGCTGAGGGAGCACGATTTTTCCTTCTCCTTTTGTTCTCCATACAAGCCCTAAAGGCATCTTCAAAGAAGGAGGTAGCCTGTGCACCGCCAGGATGTCGCAAACAGCTGCTTGTGTTGCCCACAGCTGGTGATCGATGCGGCAAGCGGTGAGGGACTTCTTCAGAGAGTCTTCGAATCGCTTTTGTGGTGCCCCGATGTTACAGTAGCCAGAGGAAAGTTCGTTAacgctttagattacagccTGGAAAGTACTGCGTAACtacagcgtatgtttctgtGATTATAGTATACTTATAAAGGAAgtacgtgtaattataagggaacaatttataatatttggggaacaaaggggtaacaaccaagaaaaataataatatatgcagtaagtattttataactaagggctaactattttaacatttcatggtatgtatgacttatatGCTAAAAACGTGGGAAATTACAAATTTCGGGCTAACGATTCAAATTTTAGTCCTACGTGATATGGCTTAGGCTACATGCAAAACAATCTTATGTTTGAGAGTAATTTAGTgagaacacacacattcactgaATTGGCTTGATCAGACTCCTCTCCACATATAGCTGGTGCATGGTGATCACACTGGCGTCATACCATGGCTGCTTTCACATGGATTCTGCAAACTGTGGGTCTTCATTCAGTCATAGTCATACAccacatatatttttggaatAATATAGGTAggctattaaaatatatttaggcataggctaagttttttttaaccacGGGGGGTACAGATTTTATAATTTCATGATGCATGATGATGGAGATTACTAAACAACAAAACTTGAAATTCAGTTAATGTGTTTATGATATTTATTAGTACGATACAATTTATTAAGAATTTTCAATAAAGGTTACTAACcttaagaaagaaaaagagtacAGGAATTTGTTGGGTCATCAAGcaaaattaaaaataggcaaCGCAACTATGGTGAAAACAAAGCAAGCAAAACTagaactattttctgttactgtgtaaatataccattgttttgtgttgttacagtctaagtcaatttttttacccccttgtttcacaGTAACAGAGTAAGTATAGTATCTGcaggctgtaaattaaagtggcacctgttacccccttgtttcacgtagttacagagtaaatacaacatctgctggctgtaaattaaagtggcacttgttacccccttgtttcacgtagttaaagagtaaatacaacatctgcgggctgtaaattaaagtggcacttgttagcCCTTTGTtcccaaaatattataaattgtttccTTAAATTTACACGTATGTACTTTATAAGtacactataattacagaaatgtatgctgtaaattcgctgtacttacgcagtactttagtgcatatattatttgtatttttcctggttgttacccctttattccccaaatattataaattgttcccttaaaATTACACGTACGTACTTCACAAGTAAACTATAATTAGagaaacatacgctgtaaattcgctgtacttatgcagtactttccgggctgtaatctaaagcgtTACCAAGTTCCCCTTGTACAGCACAATCTTAGGTAGGCGATGGTTCTCCATCCTGGATACATGCCCGGGCCATCGAAGTTGTACCTTAAGAATCATGGCCTTGATTCCAGTAAGCTGTGCTAACTCAAGGACTTCAGCGTTGGCGACAAAATTGCTCCAGTGGATGTTGAGAATTGTGCGGAAGCAGCGCCAATGAAAACATTCGAGAAGTCTCAAGTGATATCGGTACGTAACTCAGGCCTCAGCGCTATACAGGAGGATGGTCAGCACAACAGCTTTGTATACACTGACCTTCGTGTCTTTTTTGAGGTTGTTATTGTTCCAGACACGCCCATATAGTCTGCTAAATGTGCTGTTTTCCTTGGCCAGCCTGTTGTCAACTTCTTTGTCAATCTTGGCGTCGGACGAGATTACGCACCCCAAATAGCTGTAATGTTGGACAACCTTCAGTTCTGTTTGTTCGATGGAGATGCTTGGTGGTTGATAAACAACTTGTGGTGCGGGCTGGTACAGGACTTTAGTCTTCTTCAGATTGACTTCAAGGCTAAAGATCTGGGCAGTTTTTGCAAAAGGAGGGCGGCGTTGTCAGCAAACAGCAGTTCCTGGATCAATTTCTCCATTGTCTTTGTGTGGGCCTGCAAACGCCCCAGGGTTGAACATGCTCCCTTCGAGACGGAAAAGAATATATATGCCATCAGCGTTGTCAAGGTCCTCTGCAGTCTGCTGGAGAACCATGCTGAAAATAATTCAAAGGCAGACACAGATAGTACTTGAGCTTGTACTTTTAGAAATATgatatatatgatatatatatatgtatatgtatatatatatgtatgtatgtttatatgtatgtatgtgtatatgtatatgaatatgtatgtatgtatatgtgtatgtgtatatgtatatgtgtatatatatatatgaagagtttggttccaaaacgcaataaatccattttgacaaattttgtatgtatgtatgtatgtatatgtatgtatgtatgtatatgtgtgtgtgtatatatatttatgtatgtatgaatgtatatgtatgtatgtatgtatatgtatgtatgtatgtgtatgtatgtatgtatgtatatatatgtatgtgtatgtatgtatgtgtatgtgtgtatatgtatgtgtgtatatgtatatgtatgtatatatatgtatgtatatatatatatatatatatatatatatatatatatatatatatatatatatattcacacacacacacacacacacacacacacacacacacacacacacacacacatgtatgtatgtatatatatgtatgtatgtatgtatgtacgtatgtatgtatgtatgtatatattagggctgtcaatagattacattttttaatctagattaatcgcatgatttcatgagttaactcgcgattaatcacattttaatcgcacacttttatctgttctaaatttaccaattttcaagtttttaatactctACTAAACATGGGTATGGACAAATATAGATGTTttatggaaatgtatgtttattagtGAAACCATACTCAACATAAACAACATAGACATGTATCAAAGATGGTAGAGATGCTTTTTAAAGAACTTGTTCATGTCTATCAAACACATAGGGAACAAAATAcagaaaagataaaaaaaccACAGATTTAAACACTTCTTTTTCTTTGCACTGAGCAATTTACAGTTGCAGTTTACATTTTCAGATTACAGGGCAGcttaaggggccagtcacaccaaaagcgcttatggcagttgcaggcgccttttttgaatgatattctatgggcagggcgcgtttgcgcgctgtttatgcgcgccgagcgccttgcggttttttgccgcctgccgcgcacgcgtttttgaaggagcgctgagagcggagaagcgcctgacgtcattcgcgtcttccattgtccaatcgaatgaggggagaggcgggccttacgttgtagcgagggaagtttacagttgctttgaagaaccggactccactcgctcactctctcctgcgtgtttgtgcacctctcaccctcaaacaaggtcagagcaagcgtcctctttttaaagtttctgctaatatgacagttaacagcaaaagagcgctcacgcttcaatatttgattgacaagacagttgactcggtggttgcttagcaatatgaaaagccgcgccgcactgctcttttttaaaaaaggcagtgcgtcgcgccttgcgtttgcaagcgtttaaagcgtttttggtgtgactgcgccCTAATTCTTCTGAACAcgcaaaatgtacatttattattatttgaatcACCCTAAACAGAGCTTACAGAACATAGCATGTTTTAAATATGGTAGACATGTTTTTCAAAGAACTTGTTCATGTCTATTTAACacaagaaaaaaatagaaaaaacacaGGTTCCCTTTACTTCTCTTTCTTTGCACTAAGCCAGTTGCTCAAACAGACAAGCCTGTTAACATTTTCAGATGACAGGGCAGCTTGCTTTTTTGAACAACATGCCCTGACAGTGAAAACAATCTTTCACAAGGTATGGATGTGGCAGGTGTTGCTAAGTATCTTCGTGCAAGGTAGGCCATCTCACTGTGTGCCCCTTCATGTTTAGACCACCACTGCAGGGGACAGTCCTCTATGCCAATAGGGGGCTCTGCCTTGTAGTGCTCCACACATTTTTCAATATAgtcatcttcatcatcagaTGAAGAGTCCGGCGCAGACATGAGACATGATCTCTTTTTAAGTGGCTCAGCTAGCACTGGTTTATCTCGCTGTGCAAGCCCGTCCCCCCTCTCCCGGAGCAAGGCACAGATTGAACTCCAAACCTCAgctctgtcagccctgctcagACATTTGAGGTCCTTAAACCTAGGGTCCAGTGCTGTTGCAACCCTCAGCCATGTGATGTTGGTTTTGTCCTTCCTTTTGTCCATGTCTGTTGTGAAAGTTTCCTTAAACTTAATCATGTATCCTGGATCATCTTCTGAGACCTCCATCACACGTGATAGATGACACAACGCTGGCAGCACAACTGAGCAAGAAACAAACTTCTCCCCCCCTAGAAGTTCACTCACATACCTGCAATAATAGAGAAGCACTTAAGTTTATAATGAGTCTCTTACTCACTTTCAATTTCtcactgacacacacacgcacgggcatgcgcgcgcacacacacgcacgcacacacacatacacacacttccCCACTTTTGACACAaccttacaaaataaatgagAGTGTAAATAAATTACCTGCAGTGTTCCAGCACATTCTCCAACCTCTTCAGTTTATCCATTTCAGCTGTTGTTGGCATGTTGATGTTATTTGCATGTAGCGCCAGTGCATCTCTCAATGGCTCTTGATTTCTGTGAACACGCGAAATCATTTCCAGTGTGCTGTTCCATCTAGTTGACACCTCTTGTGTGAGTGACTCTTTCTTTTGATGATGTGCAACCTGCTGCTGTTCGAGCTCGGCTGCGTTTGCTGGGCTATGCTTAAAATGCCACACTACCTTCCTACATTTTGCCAAAGCGCTGTCAAATGGGCTGTTCTGGAGCGATACTGTGATAGCTCGGTGGAGGCTGTGTGCAGTGCAAGGCATATGATCGAACGGGAGTTGCCTGGCAGCTGCAATCATATTGCGTGCACTATCTGTGGTCAGTGTGGTAATTTTTAGTTCAATGTTTCACTGTCTGGCTACCTGCATAAAGTGCTCAGCGCAAACGTCAGCATAGTGTCGTTCTTCTGTCTTCATAACGGTTAAAGCATGTGACTGAAGATTCCAGTGTGTGTCAAAATAATGTGCCGTGACTCCCAGGTAACTATGGTTATTAAGGGAAGTCCAGTAATCTCCGGTAAGCGCCACCGTGTTTGTCTGTCTCAGTGCCTCTTCAATTTTAGTTTTCTCCTCTTCGTAGATATTGTGAATCTTACTTGTAATGGTGGCTCTCGAAGGTAGTTCATATGTATAATCGTTAGATGCAATGTGGATAATTTCAAGTAGACCCTCGTCCTCCACTACATTAACTGGCCTACAAGCTGTAGCCACCCATTTAGCTATTGCTGTAGTGACTTTGTTCCTTGTTGAGTTGTCCATCGGTCTCCGCTGCAAACTAGTCAGTGTGGTCTGCGTTTGGCGAGGGGGAGGGGTGCTGTCTGCATCAGCTGTATGCTTCGCCATCAAGTGATATTTTAAACTCGACAAGCTGCGGTGATAACTTAATTCACATCGACAATAAGTGCAGATAACTTTTGTCTTGTcgacagaaccatcagccatcgTTTTATAAATGAATTTTCCATTTCTGTATGCTGCTGCACAATTTAATGTCTATTAAGCCTGCGTCTCTCAATTGTTTCAACTACGGGCTAGATCAAGGGTCAAACATAAATCGCGCGTTAATAagattagtggcgttaaaatgaatttgcgtcaACGCGTTATTAAcacgtttattttgacagccttagtatgtatgtatgtgtgtgtgtgtgtgtgtgtgtgtgtgtgtgtgtatgtatgtgtatgtatgtatgtatgtgtatgtatgtgtgtatgtatgtatgtgtatgtatgtatgtgtatgtgtatatatatatatatgtatgtatgtgtatatatatgtatgtgtatatatatatatgtatgtgtatgtatgtatgtatatatatatatatatataaaatattaaaatttttatagTGGCCCTACAAGTCATCAAAACCATTATATACTAAAAATGTGGGATGAATTTAGCAAGTGTCTTTATGGAAAAATTGTCTAAAACATCATGTCGTCTTTTCatgaattacaaaaaaaaaacttaagcaGCATC
This sequence is a window from Misgurnus anguillicaudatus chromosome 24, ASM2758022v2, whole genome shotgun sequence. Protein-coding genes within it:
- the LOC141361477 gene encoding E3 SUMO-protein ligase ZBED1-like, producing MIAAARQLPFDHMPCTAHSLHRAITVSLQNSPFDSALAKCRKVVWHFKHSPANAAELEQQQVAHHQKKESLTQEVSTRWNSTLEMISRVHRNQEPLRDALALHANNINMPTTAEMDKLKRLENVLEHCRYVSELLGGEKFVSCSVVLPALCHLSRVMEVSEDDPGYMIKFKETFTTDMDKRKDKTNITWLRVATALDPRFKDLKCLSRADRAEVWSSICALLRERGDGLAQRDKPVLAEPLKKRSCLMSAPDSSSDDEDDYIEKCVEHYKAEPPIGIEDCPLQWWSKHEGAHSEMAYLARRYLATPATSIPCERLFSLSGHVVQKSKLPCHLKMLTGLSV